A stretch of Carya illinoinensis cultivar Pawnee chromosome 14, C.illinoinensisPawnee_v1, whole genome shotgun sequence DNA encodes these proteins:
- the LOC122293353 gene encoding zinc finger CCCH domain-containing protein 44-like isoform X2, giving the protein MTQERTVAVQETEVAVEAGSIGDLADVTEQTGLADVADAANDVPHVVEEKGESHLEVVTEVAEKDDAAELVEDKDVADLVEMTEVVKKEDVAALVETTEITGAPEDDVSDLAGMTQAARKEEVTDLVETHKVVEEDDVAHLAAMPEVAEKEDVADLVEMPKIAGEDGADLAEMTEVAEEDGPDMVEIREVAETGGGTDLEEVTEETNLDGQVAENVDLSGPAAEEMNLAGPLVEETKLADVAEEDGPREAAKIVGGADLAEAMEETNLDGRVAENVDLSGPLVEGTDFMGPLVEETDLTGPVAEVADLAVLVDEEMAMADTVVDMDFGGHVDGVKEAVDKANATEVEDEIVEAGEDLSEKAMEAEDSEAVEVAERAEETSEAGEEMDVMEDIEMVEASGVSSGGRRKRGKNSRAVARVLARKKMEEDVCFICFDGGNLVLCDRRGCPKAYHPSCVNRDEAFFQTKGRWNCGWHLCSNCEKNAYYMCYTCTFSLCKACINDAVILCVRRNKGFCAACMKMVMLIEHNLQGNKDMGQVDFDDKSSWEYLFKDYWIDLKERLSLTLEELNQAKNPSKESDVFAARQESPDELYDANNDEGSDSDSSPGNTEKSSTKRRAKKRLKPRSKETDSPAHSRATGAEGPSTDENAEWGSKELLEFVMHMKKGDRSVLSQFDVQALLLEYIKRNKLRDPRRKSQIICDSRLQSLFGKPRVGHFEMLKLLESHFLIKEDSQADELQGSVVDTEGSQVENVGISDALVKTGRDKKRKTRKKGDERGPQSNLDDYAAIDIHNINLIYLRRNLVEELIEDMEMLHDKVVGSFVRIRISGSGQKQDLYRLVQVVGTCKAAEPYKVGKKMTDILLEILNLNKTEIVSIDIISNQEFTEDECKRLRQSIKCGLINRLTVGDIQDKAMALQEVRVKDWLETEIVRLSHLRDRASEKGRRKELRECVEKLQLLKTPEERQRRLDEFPEIHADPNMDPSYESEEDEVHAETYMRPRGTGFGRRVREPVSPQTGPTFSDSWGGTRNYSDMSRELSRNMSSKGFSYKGDDTTGAGDIVNERNQGRDRETQQASSWEKQRGAETSGIGAFAVQSVAKSETNPAVSEISAVSHSTLVAQSAATINEAEKMWHYQDPSGKVQGPFSIVQLRKWNNTGYFPANLKIWRASENQNDSLLLTDALAGKFQKDLLLGDNSFPKAQTVQNLHISSSYSGIPHGAPLQQGMEGQVGERSNFDENHGALNSHTNFDENRGALNSHTNAGSSGQSIGGSWRTQNEISPAGKHSMSVQVPNISSDGWVPNSQKDSSNLPSPTPLQTTTEMTKGHPFESKRLQNSVQTVGSIREANSFSGGFGMQSPAALILERAVQGAENTDASSNPAVVPVPKPDNSMLLGSLNALLMHAQSTVPQSILADASMSPSVNMKNTGTNFQNLNQSVANPTPIESQGWGSSLVPKPDMTSSSPFPGSESQAWGSAPSQKVEPINPATTPVQPLAQGNWGDAPSVHNSASSFSTGNPMGTYPTAGYSGLPPANPWRHPVPGNQSNIQPPAPATLTWGVGVGENQTSGTRPGPENQNTGWGPVPGNHNMGWGGPVPANANLNWGASGQGPAPGNGTAGWVAPGTAVPGWVSASQGLPMGNPNPGWVAPGQGPAPPGNANPGWAAPTGNPGNNGDMIPNQNVRGSHGRDSGYGSGKSWNRQSSFGGGGGGGGSRPPFKGQRVCKFHESGHCKKGASCDYLHT; this is encoded by the exons ATGACGCAGGAGAGGACCGTTGCCGTGCAGGAGACGGAAGTTGCCGTGGAGGCAGGTTCTATTGGAGATTTGGCTGATGTAACTGAGCAGACGGGGTTGGCGGATGTGGCTGATGCTGCCAATGATGTGCCTCACGTGGTGGAGGAAAAGGGTGAGTCTCACTTGGAGGTCGTGACGGAGGTTGCAGAGAAGGATGATGCAGCTGAGTTGGTGGAGGATAAGGATGTGGCTGACTTGGTTGAAATGACGGAGGTAGTAAAGAAAGAGGATGTGGCTGCTTTAGTGGAAACCACTGAAATAACGGGGGCCCCGGAGGATGATGTGTCTGATTTGGCGGGAATGACACAGGCTGCAAGGAAAGAGGAAGTGACTGACTTGGTGGAAACACATAAGGTTGTAGAGGAGGATGATGTGGCTCACTTGGCAGCAATGCCGGAGGTTGCCGAGAAGGAGGATGTGGCTGACTTGGTGGAGATGCCAAAGATTGCAGGGGAGGATGGGGCTGACTTGGCAGAGATGACAGAGGTTGCAGAGGAGGATGGGCCTGACATGGTGGAGATCAGGGAGGTTGCAGAGACAGGGGGTGGGACTGACTTGGAAGAAGTGACGGAGGAGACGAATTTGGATGGTCAAGTAGCAGAGAATGTGGATTTGTCGGGCCCAGCAGCTGAGGAAATGAATCTAGCTGGCCCATTGGTTGAGGAGACGAAATTGGCAGACGTTGCAGAGGAGGATGGACCTAGGGAGGCTGCAAAGATTGTGGGTGGGGCTGACTTGGCAGAAGCAATGGAAGAGACAAATTTGGATGGTAGAGTAGCAGAGAATGTGGATTTGTCGGGCCCATTAGTCGAGGGAACAGATTTTATGGGCCCGTTGGTTGAGGAGACAGATTTGACAGGTCCAGTGGCTGAGGTGGCGGATTTGGCAGTTCTAGTGGATGAGGAGATGGCTATGGCAGACACAGTTGTGGATATGGATTTTGGTGGCCATGTAGATGGGGTGAAAGAAGCAGTAGACAAAGCAAATGCGACTGAAGTGGAAGATGAGATTGTGGAGGCTGGGGAGGACTTGTCAGAGAAGGCCATGGAAGCAGAGGATTCGGAAGCAGTAGAGGTGGCAGAAAGGGCAGAGGAGACCTCGGAGGCTGGGGAGGAAATGGATGTGATGGAGGATATAGAGATGGTGGAAGCAAGTGGGGTTAGTAGTGGAGGGAGGAGAAAGCGTGGCAAGAATTCTCGGGCTGTGGCGAGAGTCCTAGCAAGGAAGAAGATGGAAGAGGATGTTTGTTTCATTTGCTTTGATGGGGGCAATCTGGTGCTTTGTGATCGCAG GGGATGCCCTAAGGCGTACCATCCTTCTTGTGTTAATCGTGATGAGGCATTCTTTCAGACTAAGGGTCGATGGAATTGTG GTTGGCACCTGTGCAGCAACTGTGAGAAGAATGCCTACTATATGTGTTATACTTGTACATTTTCCTTGTGCAAGGCATGCATCAATGATGCAGTTATCTTATGTGTGAGAAGAAACAAGGGCTTCTGTGCAGCATGCATGAAAATGGTCATGTTAATCGAACACAATCTGCAAGGAAACAAGGATATG GGTCAAGTAGATTTTGATGACAAAAGTAGTTGGGAGTATCTTTTCAAGGATTACTGGATAGATTTGAAAGAGAGGTTGTCTCTGACTTTAGAAGAACTCAATCAAGCTAAAAATCCATCAAAAGAATCTGATGTATTTGCTGCTAGACAGGAATCTCCTGATGAACTTTATGATGCTAATAATGATGAGGGGTCAGATTCAGACAGTTCTCCTGGTAATACAGAAAAAAGTAGCACTAAAAGGAGGGCCAAGAAACGGTTGAAGCCCCGATCCAAGGAAACTGATTCACCAGCCCACTCTAGAGCAACTGGTGCTGAAGGTCCTTCGACGGATGAAAATGCTGAATGGGGATCAAAAGAACTCTTGGAGTTTGTTATGCACATGAAAAAAGGTGACAGATCTGTTTTGTCTCAGTTTGATGTGCAGGCTCTCTTGCTAGAGTACataaagagaaacaaactccGAGATCCTCGGCGCAAAAGTCAAATAATTTGTGATTCAAGGCTTCAGAGTCTGTTTGGGAAACCACGTGTGGGGCATTTTGAAATGTTAAAGCTTCTTGAATCCCACTTTCTTATAAAAGAGGATTCTCAGGCCGATGAGCTTCAAGGAAGTGTTGTTGATACTGAAGGTAGTCAGGTGGAGAATGTTGGGATCTCTGATGCCCTTGTAAAGACTGGTAGAGATAAGAAACGTAAAACTCGTAAGAAGGGTGATGAGAGGGGACCCCAATCAAATCTTGACGACTATGCAGCCATTGATATTCAcaacattaatttaatatactTAAGACGTAATTTAGTGGAAGAACTAATTGAAGATATGGAAATGTTACACGACAAAGTTGTTGGTTCTTTTGTGAGAATAAGGATTTCTGGTAGTGGTCAAAAGCAAGATTTGTATAGGCTGGTCCAAGTTGTAG GTACATGCAAAGCTGCTGAGCCCTATAAAGTTGGTAAAAAGATGACAGATATCTTGCtagaaatattaaatttaaacaaGACAGAGATCGTATCAATTGATATAATCTCAAATCAAGAGTTCACTGAG GATGAATGCAAGCGTCTGCGCCAAAGCATAAAGTGTGGACTTATCAACCGGCTGACTGTG GGAGATATTCAGGACAAAGCAATGGCACTTCAAGAGGTCAGGGTCAAAGAT TGGCTGGAAACAGAGATAGTGCGCCTCAGTCATCTCCGTGATCGAGCTAGTGAAAAAGGGCGTAGGAAGGA GCTCAGAGAATGTGTAGAGAAATTGCAGCTCCTCAAGACACCTGAGGAGCGCCAGCGCAGACTGGATGAATTTCCAGAAATACATGCTGACCCAAACATGGATCCAAGTTATGaatcagaagaagatgaag TGCATGCAGAAACCTACATGAGACCAAGAGGTACTGGCTTTGGCAGGAGGGTAAGGGAACCGGTTTCTCCACAAACAGGTCCCACTTTTAGTGATTCCTGGGGTGGGACAAGGAATTATTCTGACATGAGTAGAGAATTAAGTAGGAATATGTCTAGTAAAGGGTTTTCTTATAAAGGAGATGATACTACTGGTGCTGGCGACATAGTGAATGAACGGAATCAAGGAAGAGACAGAGAAACACAGCAAGCAAGCAGTTGGGAGAAGCAAAGAGGTGCTGAAACTTCAGGAATTGGTGCTTTTGCGGTCCAATCAGTGGCAAAGTCTGAAACAAATCCTGCTGTCTCAGAAATTTCAGCAGTATCTCACTCTACCTTGGTGGCTCAATCTGCTGCCACAATCAATGAAGCAGAAAAAATGTGGCATTATCAGGATCCATCTGGAAAAGTCCAGGGACCATTTTCCATTGTTCAGTTGCGTAAATGGAACAACACTGGATATTTTCCTGCTAATCTGAAGATTTGGAGAGCCAGTGAAAATCAGAATGATTCTCTACTTTTGACTGATGCATTGGCTGGAAAGTTTCAGAAAGACCTCCTGTTAGGGGATAACAGTTTTCCAAAGGCTCAAACGGTGCAAAATTTGCATATATCATCCTCATATTCTGGGATACCTCATGGAGCACCCTTACAGCAAGGCATGGAAGGTCAAGTTGGTGAAAGATCAAACTTTGATGAGAATCATGGAGCTCTGAATTCACATACAAACTTTGATGAGAATCGTGGAGCTCTGAATTCACATACTAATGCAGGTTCTTCAGGCCAATCTATAGGAGGAAGTTGGAGGACTCAAAATGAAATCAGTCCTGCAGGCAAGCATTCAATGTCGGTTCAGGTCCCTAATATTTCTTCGGATGGGTGGGTTCCCAACTCCCAAAAGGATTCATCAAACCTTCCTTCACCTACTCCACTCCAAACTACCACAGAGATGACAAAGGGGCATCCTTTTGAAAGTAAGCGGTTGCAAAATTCTGTTCAGACAGTTGGTTCCATTAGGGAAGCCAATTCATTCTCAGGTGGTTTTGGGATGCAATCTCCTGCTGCACTTATCCTAGAGAGGGCTGTTCAAGGTGCAGAAAACACTGATGCAAGTTCAAATCCTGCGGTGGTTCCAGTACCCAAGCCAGATAATAGTATGCTACTAGGCTCTTTAAATGCCCTTTTAATGCATGCCCAATCGACGGTGCCACAATCTATTTTGGCTGATGCTTCAATGAGTCCCAGCGTAAATATGAAGAATACTGGCActaatttccaaaatttgaatCAGTCTGTGGCTAATCCTACTCCTATTGAATCTCAAGGATGGGGCTCTAGTTTAGTTCCGAAACCTGATATGACTTCTTCAAGCCCATTCCCTGGGAGTGAATCCCAAGCCTGGGGAAGCGCTCCATCCCAGAAGGTGGAACCAATTAATCCTGCTACTACACCTGTGCAACCACTTGCTCAAGGAAACTGGGGCGATGCTCCATCTGTCCATAATTCTGCTTCATCATTCAGTACTGGAAATCCAATGGGGACTTACCCCACTGCAGGCTATTCGGGCTTGCCTCCAGCTAATCCTTGGAGACATCCGGTTCCGGGTAATCAATCAAACATTCAGCCTCCGGCTCCAGCCACCCTAACTTGGGGCGTAGGTGTTGGAGAGAACCAAACTTCCGGGACAAGACCAGGGCCAGAGAATCAAAATACTGGTTGGGGTCCAGTGCCAGGAAATCACAACATGGGCTGGGGAGGACCTGTTCCAGCAAATGCGAACTTAAATTGGGGTGCTTCTGGTCAGGGACCAGCACCAGGAAATGGAACTGCAGGATGGGTTGCACCTGGAACTGCAGTTCCCGGTTGGGTCTCTGCCAGTCAAGGGCTACCAATGGGAAATCCAAATCCTGGTTGGGTTGCTCCTGGTCAAGGGCCAGCACCTCCAGGAAATGCAAATCCTGGGTGGGCTGCACCCACTGGGAATCCGGGCAACAATGGTGACATGATACCAAACCAAAATGTTAGAGGTTCTCATGGTAGAGACTCTGGTTATGGCAGTGGCAAATCATGGAACAGACAGTCCTCATTTGgtggagggggagggggagggggttcTAGGCCTCCTTTCAAGGGGCAAAGAGTGTGCAAGTTCCATGAGAGTGGGCATTGCAAGAAAGGAGCTTCATGCGACTATCTGCACACTTGA